From the Coffea eugenioides isolate CCC68of chromosome 1, Ceug_1.0, whole genome shotgun sequence genome, the window AGTAATTTTAGTATTTAGGAATTAGTTGGCTCTCAATTTTTTGTTGTTGTAAGACTTATTTACCAAATCATTTAGTCTATAAATAGGGAGTCTTAATATTGTTGTCAATTGAGAGGGTTTATAAATAGGTCTTAATATTGTTGCCAATTGAGAAGAGTTAAGAATTGATAGCCGTGTTATTATTACGTGTGATTATTGATATATTGTTAGTATTATTTATCTTCTCCCAAACATACTTATATGTAGGGTTGCAAACGATTCAAGTCACATGCGGGCACTTGAGAGCCAATTCaatcaaaactcgactcgaattCGATTAACATCAAATTAGAGTTGAGGTTGAGCACAGAAAAACTTAGCTCGTTAACTCgcaatattattttttattttaatagtgaaattacgtatatatgtccataatagtttattatttgttaagaaaaattactattttatttatttttttaaaattaaaataattattttaagcTCAAGTCAAGTAGGCTCAATCTCAAGCTCAACTCGACCTCAAATTTTAAGTCAAGTTCGACCTCGTCCAACTCGACTCATCCcctgtatttagctatttttctgAATTAattatacttaaaaaaaaaaactaacaccAGAAACCCTCTTAATGGTCGCCTATTTGGCACGTGCTAGTCAAACtgattggaaaaaagaaaagtcctGCGTTTGTTAATCTTGCATGTGTTATACTTCTGTAGAGTTCCCTTTACAATTTCTTCATCATTAAACATGCAAGTGGTAATAATTTAATTTGGTATTGACTCGTGGAATTTACCCGGTTGCCAACTCTTACCACTTGACAATATAGTCTGAAGACTTTCAAACCATCTTGATGACAACTACAGATTTGCCAAGTTTGGCTGCTTGCAAAATCTGGTGCACCTGTAACTTGTAGCACAATAAAATTCTTTCCAAAACAAAATTAGAATTAAATAATCTTGAGACAAATTTATATTTCAATATGGTAATTAGCACAATCGGGAATAATGGAATCATCTGTTTGGTTTATACCAGATTTAAGAATATTCTATGGAGCATTTCCTCTATTACGTTCGGTGATGTTACTGTGTCTGTTTAATCTATTGGAGATAGTGATTTTGGCCCCCATTTGATGTATTGTTTTAGAGCATGTCATTGTATAATTTCATGCGATTTGAATACCATCTGAACCTGACCATTTTGCATCAGCAATTGGGGCCATTTTTGAGCAGTAGAAGAGGGCAATCAATACTAGTCCATGCACCAAAGGACATTCTGGGAATCAAATCAACGTTTTATAGTATAAGATTCAAAGGTAAAACATTTGGGTTTTGACATTTTTGTTGTTGAGGACTAATAAGTATCAAAACAAAGCATTAAAACTCTGTAAAAAATTTGTTGCATCAAGCAGGCATTACATTTTTGCTTAAAATATGCTCAAGATTTGTGTAGAGCTGAACATAGAAAAGATTTACCTACTAAAATTCATCGGTAACATTTTTATTATCTaatctatcctaatctaggCGAAGGGAGAGCCGATGAGAGTTGAATCACCATCGGAAAAAAGCCACCGAAGGCAGCCACATATAGTGGCAAATTGGTGGGAGGAAAAAGTTGAACACTTGACTtttcacaccaccaagacttAATTGCGCTGGTGGCCCTTCTGATAAGCGATGGGAATTGTACTTACAACTTCTTGAACCCGAGAACATGAGCAAAGTGGCGAAATTTCCTTGAGCTGATACTTTTTGTCATCTTCTTTAGGTTGCTTCCTTCTGATAAACCagataacaaatgtttttgcaGTATCACAGCTTGCTATAATCTCTTCTTACACATTTCCCTTGCAAGGAAAACATGGCCTACATGAGCAGATGGACCAGATCTTGTCGGAAAAGTTTTGCTATCTATCATGTTTTCAATTAATTTTATAAATCGAATCAAGGGAATTCTagttaaaaacacaaaaaatagcAAGATGAATCCAAAACACAAACATGTTGATGAGGAAAAATTTTAGCCCCTTCAACATCAGCTGCATCCCAATATTTCCTTTCCTAAGTTGAATTCACCCAGGTGGAACGTAGTTGTTACCTTATGTGAATATACATTGTAGGGGCATTGATTGTAGATATTCAGGTGCTAGTATTCTGAAAGTGTTAAAATCTAGGGGACTTAGTAAATTATGAATGTGTGCATTTAAATCGTCAATGATATACAACGAGTATCTACTAAACACCCGTTACAAAACAAAAGTCTTAGGTGATGGTAGTGGAGTTTGGACAAGTCATATAATATATGGATAACAAGTTTGGCAAATTCAATGATCTTTTAAGTAAGAGCTCTTCTGCCAAACAGTTAATGGAACATGACTTGCCAAGCTtaactttttgtttccttatcCAATTGTCTGCGAGAGAAAGAGGATTGGGACGTGTATGCATGATTGCACTTAGCTTTAGCATTAAAATGGAGTAATCTTATATGTCTACCAACCATAAGGTACTGTTCAACTAAGTTAATTGCTGTAAATTGTAAATTGACCTAACTTGGACATTCTAGGATGGTTGGGAGAACACTGGAACAAGTCAGAAATGAAAAAAGATCCTTGCTTAGATTTGTAGGACAATAGGGGCATGGTTTCTTGTCAAACCAAAAGTAGGCACTCTATCATTTGACACCAAGCTGCAGCACATCTTATCTTGCTTTGAACTGTCTCTTTGTTCTTTCATATGTTTTCCCTTTTTGTCACTCTTCCCCAAGGTTCCACGGCCAGGGAGCAAGGAGAAGGGGAAGAAAGTTGTAGAAAGTGTTAAAGCATAGCATAAAAATTCATGCAAAGAATGAACAAGCAGAAGAAGAGTGAAGCTAAAACTTGTGAAAACTTGGCATTGCTTTTAAAATCCCTACAATTAATACAGAGATGAGAAGGCTTTCTATGGATATGTTGAATTCACTCGAGGGGACGTACTCATGAAGACATtatttatttgtaaaactttTTGAAGCCATCATGAGGATGAACGACATCATGCAGTCAAAAGTTCCCTCACTATGGATTCACATAAGCTGCCATTGAAGGTCAGCAAATGTCCAGCATCAGGAACCTCGTGATATCGAATCCATGGCAGTTTCTCTGATATGTAACGATTTATTTCAAATGGGATAATTCTATCTTCATAGCCTTGCCAAAGATGAACTGAGCCCTCCTTATTTGGAAATGGATCAGCTATATCAGTGGGATCAAATTCCCACTGCACATAACCGGCTAGTATATCACGATAGAGAGATTCATAAAGACCTTGCTGTCTCACTTTCTCCTGCCAAAGAAAGGTTCTGGAGTTACAGATGATATGTACTTTAAAAATGATTGTGAAAATTACAATCTGGTGCAATCATGCCAATGTAATATGCCATAGTTTTCTGAGGGTGGTATTAAGAGAAAAGCTTATTATCTTCACAGGTTCCAACTTGTAGAGGTTTTGGAAAATTTCTTCCCAGACAACAAATACTGCATTCATTTGCAGTTGTTCCCTCTTGTGCTGCTACTGAAGTCGATATCTTACAAATAGACTACTGATTTCTTAGAAAGCACTCCTGCAGTTTCTTAGTGCTTTTAACTTTTACACTATTTCAACTTAACCAACCTATCATGTGAAATAATTTTGATATCAGAGTGATTTTAAGAGTCAATTCAGCAATAGAATGATCGATATATCTAATCTACCCTATGCAGAACTAGCTCAAGAGGTACATTTCAAAGGTAAAGGACATGAACTCTTTCATGAAGCAAATAGTAAATTTACACTCTATCAACATCAAACAAAAGAGAAAGAGTACAAATACCTGTCCATCATTTAAGACACCTGACAACTGCTTTAATATCTCAAGATCTTGGCTGCTTAAAATATCTGTTTTTCCTTCCATTATACTTAAGGATGGGAACCATTTTTGGGTCATCCACCAATTAAGCAACCATGGGGTGTAATGTGCTACTCGAAATACCCATTGGTCTTGAACAAGTAGCTTCCTAAGGGAATGTTTGGATAGTTCGGCGGGGAGACAAGGCCACCAGTAGTGAACAAATGGAACTACCAGTGCAACTCCTGACAACCTGCACATACAGGTGGAAATGAACGTTAGACAAATTTGTTCAACAAAGTGTTGAAAAGAACAAAACAATAGATTTTCCTTCAACTTGATTAAACAATACATGTCAATATTTTGCATGCAACAACTCTCCTAACAATCAAATACTTTCAGTTAACAATCAAGGGGTACATAAGATAAATGTTGGAAAAGGAGCATATACTTTCTAATGGTTACAAATTGCTTTTGCCTAAAACGGAAAACAGGGATTCCTCAAATACTTACCTTTATAATAGGTGATAAACACCACATGGTGAGTGTTAACATAATTCAGTCATGAGTATGAAAATCAACATATGTGCTTCACTGGAAGGTTACAAAACGTACTACACTTGAAATATAGCATGCACTAAATCAAATAAAGGTTTTCACATGGACCAAGAATAGTTTTACTTTCAGAATCACAGTGGTTATTCTGATACCTAGTTTTACTATAATTTGGCGTGAGTATCAGTCTTTCAGAATATAATTTAATACTGAATATGCTAGAAAGAAGTTAGTGTCACCCAATAAGCTATATTTGTTGCTCTGCATAATACAAGTTTAAGCATGCCAAGGCAGGGTAACATTTTTCATGAGTGTTTTATGCAGATGCCGTCATACAAGAGAATTTTGCCTCGCTTAGATTATTTTTGTTCAGTTCTTTTAGGGGGGGCCCGGGAGGCGGGGGGGAGGGGTATTTTCATCTCCAGCAAAGCAATGCATTCCTCGAGGCGAATATGATGCTCTTATTAggcaacccaaaaaaaataagaaaaaaacaCCACTTTCAATCGAAGGGAAACATTCAGCACCATCTTCATTATTATAGCACTTCAATCAGAGGTCAGCATTAGAGTACATCTTGGGACCTGAAAAATAGCCTTTTCAAGGATGATGGTAATAGTTCAACAAGAAAACAAGCTTTGAGTGGTAAGAAGTTGAAATAAGGAGGAACACAATAAGGGAAACAAGGCTCCTGGTAACTACCAATGTCTCGAGTAATGTGATTATAGAGTAGCACTTGAATATCAGGAGAGTTTGAACCAAAGAACTGGGGTGATTAGCTATTTAGAAATATAACTGAGGAAAAGTCAATCATTCGTTTCTACCTGTGAGGGATGTATTTCAGACAACCCCAAACAGGATATGCTCCCATGGAGATGCCAAATATATGGAACTTTGGGCCAATATGCAACTTGTCAGCTAGCTCTTGAATATCATATGCTTCAGTCTTTACTGAGCGCTTTGGATATGGATCACTCTCCCCATACCCTGCACGATCAAATGACAGAAGGTATATCTGGAGCTCGTTTATCAGATCCTAAACACATAAATAGGAGTCATTAGATGTTTTCATAAGGTTGAGATCAAATTAGATCTGTGACTATAAACTACATATGTTTTACTATGTAAAGAGACTGCATGATAAATTCTAAATGTTGCACATATGATAGATATTTGGAAACCTAAACTTAGTTCCAATCTGTCCCCAGAAGGTCTTATCCAAATTGATTGCTAGAGTGGCTGCATAAACAAAGTACTCCAGGTCTTTTGTGGTACAGAACCAGAACCTGATGTACACATCTAAGCCTTTGGTTCAACCATGTTGTCTGGAATAGCCAAAAACACACTTTCCACCTCTTCAACAATAACTTTCTCAATTTCATGGTGCAGAAAAAGAACTTTATCAAATTCTTACATTTAGAAAACACATCAATTTGTCAAAAATAATTTGGTTTGGCTACCCATTAGGAACTCAAGCGCTTTTGTCTTTGAAGACAACTttgcttttatattttttgagtGCTGGGGAAGTGGGTAGGGAAAACTTTATTCCCTCCAAGATTACTGCACGATAATTTTAAGCAGATAGAAGCCCAACTAAAGGCTCACAGGACATAAAATGTAaatgataaattaaattttcaaGAACAAGGACATACTTGTGAAATTGGCAGGATCATATCTTTGGAGCTGTCAAAGCCATGAATGAGAATGATCTTGTacttagcttgttccttgcTAACACCAGCCTCTTTGTAGGCCAAATATCTCCCATCACTGAGTTTGACTCTAGGTGAAGTCACTGGAGGGCCATCAGGGGAACCACATATTTTTGGAGGAGCAGGCTTCATTGAAAGATAAGCCCAGACCAGAAAACCCCCTACTATTCCCACTGCTATTTGTGCAAACATTGCTGGAGACAGAAATGAAAATGTGAAAGTCAGCATATTGCCGCTGGTTTAAATATCAATTATAGACCGGGCAAAGAGGCATGAATCATAAACCAAGTCTTACAAGAGAAAATGTCAAGCAGGGATGGATCAGTAAGAGAATACTTAGCAATAAGCACCCAACTAGACACGTTGAAGGATTCTAACAGTAAAGTTTATTTGCTTATACACAAGTTGCAAGATTCTTACTGCTCATTTAAATGTAATTGCTGATCCAAAATCTAGAAAGTCTTACTAGTTCTAGTTGTGCAATAATAAGGATCTAAGCTAATTTTGATCAATATAAACTTAACAGGTACCACATATTGACCGATTTTGGGCTCAAGTAATGATAGATTTCTCATTGATGCAGCATGATAGTTGATAGAACAAGAAAATGCTTCTGAATAGGGCAGAAAATCTAGCAACATACTGCTTCTCATGCTTCTATATGTTCAATGTGCTTGAAGTATGACATAGCCTGATTATGTTAGTGACTGGTAATTAAATTATACCCAAATAATGAAATTGAGTTCAAGATATGGAATTTCTAAGCTGGATTTAGCTCTCGAGTTCTTTTTCCTGGCATACTAAAATTACTCTAATAGAACAAAAGAGCATGGCTCTAACTCCAAGAAATGTTTGAATGACACCCTTAAGACCTAAACTTTTGGCTACAAAAACTCATTTCAGCAACTGTCCAGAGTCCAGAAAATCACAAGTACTCTAGGAATCCAATGAATGGGATACTTAATGCCTGATTATCCTGGCTGGGGAAAATACACCTCATAAATTATCAAAttgttatgaaaaaaaaaatcaaatttatgTTAAGACATAGCCCTACATGAGAACTTCCCCTGGCATTAGGTTAATGCCCTCTGCACCCAAAGGACTTGTATAATTGGGATTGGACCCAGAACCAGGTAAAAACACATGATGCAAGCACCAAAGTTAAAACTCTTCTAAATCAGAACCCTTTATGCTCAACATTAGAATGGCAAAATTGAAGACCAAAATTGAAGCTTAAGTGCTTAGTTAAGCTCCAACAAGCAGCTCTAACTACTGCATCTTAGAACTGTCCTGTAATCCAATTTACTCAAAAGCATATCCACTAAAATAATTACAGATTAAAAGATTGCAATATGGAATCCTGGAGGTATAGCAACATATTGAACATCAAGAACATCCAAGAAACAGAAACAGGCTAGCAAAGAAATGCAATAGCTATTAGTAACATTAAAacgagaaaagataagaaaaacCCACTTGAAGAAAGCTTAAAAGAGCTGCTGTTCTTTGCTCTTCTTCTGTAAGCTCTAGCTGATGCAGCTGATACTTTCTTGCTCTTTGGACCGTCAGCCACGTTCTATGTTTCCTATGTTTTATACATTGGGTGctggaaaatgaagttttttttcccaaaataaCACTCTtgttaaaaaatattttcaatatgattcactttcaaattttattcccATAATAATATTATTGTTGTCATCTAATTATCCTAATTACCATGTAGGATAACAAGAAGGAAGGTTCTAATCTAGTTTTATAGTTTTTAACATGACCtaaactttttaattttttttattatagagGTACAAGAAGATTGCATGACTTTTAtaatttccttataattatttaaaaaaaaattctaccaTTATTGATCT encodes:
- the LOC113776706 gene encoding uncharacterized protein LOC113776706 translates to MFAQIAVGIVGGFLVWAYLSMKPAPPKICGSPDGPPVTSPRVKLSDGRYLAYKEAGVSKEQAKYKIILIHGFDSSKDMILPISQDLINELQIYLLSFDRAGYGESDPYPKRSVKTEAYDIQELADKLHIGPKFHIFGISMGAYPVWGCLKYIPHRLSGVALVVPFVHYWWPCLPAELSKHSLRKLLVQDQWVFRVAHYTPWLLNWWMTQKWFPSLSIMEGKTDILSSQDLEILKQLSGVLNDGQEKVRQQGLYESLYRDILAGYVQWEFDPTDIADPFPNKEGSVHLWQGYEDRIIPFEINRYISEKLPWIRYHEVPDAGHLLTFNGSLCESIVRELLTA